A single region of the Pogoniulus pusillus isolate bPogPus1 chromosome Z, bPogPus1.pri, whole genome shotgun sequence genome encodes:
- the LOC135192924 gene encoding basic salivary proline-rich protein 2-like, translating to MTELNGNSEGGRRAPSQVYSRSLETPRRYPLPPKWEGADRAGSISSKYVNPPENEQQPMKVNPPQDCQETVGVDPPQNQLQPVQVDPTESSLLGHCTVLAQLPPASRCPKCRRAVADFPGPPKPLAPNKQHQPCWRCRLELIPAAAALDGASDAPGCPAAAEPRCAGSSSRPSGKAGTSSALSPAARRGAFAICRRQPHCAAGKPLGTFGARQREPEPARGRQSPPESAGARQRAPEPARERRSPPESARARQGAPEPARERRSPPEGARARQRAPEPARERQSPPGSAGARQRAPEPARGRQSPPESAGARQRAPEPARGRQSPPESARARQGAPEPARERRSPPEGARARQRAPEPARERQSPPESAGARQGAPEPARELRRWPRSLAEL from the coding sequence ATGACTGAGCTCAATGGAAACTCAGAGGGAGGACGGAGAGCCCCCAGTCAGGTGTACAGCAGGTCTCTGGAAACTCCGAGGAGGTATCCACTTCCCCCAAAATGGGAAGGGGCTGACAGGGCCGGCAGCATCTCCAGCAAGTATGTCAACCCACCAGAGAATGAGCAGCAGCCCATGAAGGTGAATCCACCTCAAGACTGTCAAGAGACAGTGGGGGTAGATCCACCTCAAAACCAGTTGCAGCCAGTGCAGGTGGATCCAACTGAATCAAGCCTCCTTGGGCATTGCACCGTCCTGgcccagctgcctccagcaTCACGGTGCCCAAAGTGCCGAAGGGCTGTCGCAGACTTCCCGGGACCACCAAAACCTCTGGCTCCAAACAAGCAGCACCAACCCTGCTGGCGATGCCGGCTGGAACTGATCCCAGCCGCAGCGGCTTTGGATGGGGCCTCAGACGCACctggctgcccagctgcagctgaaccCCGCTGTGCCGGCTCCTCATCCCGCCCCTCAGGCAAGGCgggcacctcctctgccctcagccctgcggCTAGGCGAGGAGCGTTTGCCATCTGCCGCCGCCAGCCGCACTGCGCCGCCGGTAAACCGTTGGGGACCTTCGGAGCCCGCCAGAGAGAGCCAGAGCCTGCCAGAGGGCGCCAGAGCCCACCAGAGAGCGCCGGAGCCCGCCAGAGGGCGCCAGAGCCCGCCAGAGAGCGCCGGAGCCCGCCAGAGAGCGCCAGAGCCCGCCAGGGAGCGCCGGAGCCCGCCAGAGAGCGCCGGAGCCCGCCAGAGGGCGCCAGAGCCCGCCAGAGAGCGCCGGAGCCCGCCAGAGAGCGCCAGAGCCCGCCAGGGAGCGCCGGAGCCCGCCAGAGAGCGCCGGAGCCCGCCAGAGGGCGCCAGAGCCCGCCAGAGAGCGCCGGAGCCCGCCAGAGAGCGCCAGAGCCCGCCAGAGGGCGCCAGAGCCCGCCAGAGAGCGCCAGAGCCCGCCAGGGAGCGCCGGAGCCCGCCAGAGAGCGCCGGAGCCCGCCAGAGGGCGCCAGAGCCCGCCAGAGAGCGCCGGAGCCCGCCAGAGAGCGCCAGAGCCCGCCAGAGAGCGCCGGAGCCCGCCAGGGAGCGCCAGAGCCTGCCAGGGAGCTTCGGAGATGGCCGCGGAGCCTTGCGGAGCTGTGA